The Natrinema amylolyticum genome includes the window GGAGCTCCATGGTTCCCGGCTACATCTGTAGCCGTTCCCTGTCTTTCGGCCGACTCGTCTCTCGCCGAGTCGTGACACCGTACTGGATTCCGTCCGAATCGAACTGTGACCCGAACCGACGCGCCTCGAGTCCGGCGTTAGCCGCGGTTGCGGTGGCGCGCAAGGACGGCGACCGACAGCGCAATGAGGGCCGCGAGCGCGCCGAACCCGGGCATCGGACTGTCGTCTTCGGGTTCGTCGTCGATCTGCTGGTCGCTCGCGTTCGTGGTGTCGTTCGTCTCGTCCGTCTCGTCCATCTCGTTCACGTCCGAATCGGTCGTATTCGAGCCACCGGGGTCGGACCCGCCGCCGGTCGCTGCGTCGAGTTGCAATACGACGACGACTTGTCCGTGAGAGGCCTCGGTCCGGTAGGTCCAGCCGCCGCCGGCGTCCTCGTAGGGCTCCGCGGCGGTGACCGGATCGATGTCAGTGTCCCAGCCGTCGCCTTCGGGGACCTGCTGGATGTATCCGGCGACGTCGATCTCGTCGGCGTGTTCGCCGCTGATCTCCGCTTCGCCGTACTCGATAGTCGCGTCTTCGGGATTCCCGTGCAGTTCGATACAGTGAGAGTCCATGTATCCGTCACCCTGGGCGACGTCCGGGCTCGTTCCGAACTGGTCGGCATCGAGCGGGCGATCGTAGTGGTCGGTCATGGGGAACTGGACGGTCATCGGATCCGCGTGAGAGTGCCAACTCGTGACGTCGTTCGTCGGGATCGTGACGGACGTGTTCGGCACCGACTCGCCGACAACGTGATCACCGTTTTCGTTGACTAGCGTGACACAGACCTTACCGGAGCCGTCTCCGAGGTACGGACTCCGGTACTCGTCACGCGGGTTCTCGTAGCTGACCCAGCTGCCGTCCTCGGCAGCTGCCTCGAAGTAGGGATCGCCCGGCTCCGGTGCGGGCTCGACGTACTCCTCTTCGGAGACGGAACTGTTCGAATCCGGATCGACGATACCCGCGGACGCGCCAGCTCCCGTCGCGATGAGACTCCCGATTACGGCCAGGCCGAGTCCGAGCGCGAGCAGCCCGCGCCACCCGCCGGGAAACGGACTACGCGATCCTCGTGATCCGAGCATGGTCACTTCCCGCCCCCGGTTTCGGTTCCGTGTGAATTGATCGGACAACTGTTCCGCGACGACGACTGTCGTGTGACAGTACCGGTCATCAAACTGAGGTACCGGATTCGCCGTTCTATATATGAGCAGCGTACCCGGGGAGTAGCAGGCTGCTACCCGGAGTAGGCGGCCGTTTGAACGATCAGTTGCAATCGAAACCGGTCGCTACCGGACTCACCGTTGGAATGGGTACCGGACTCGCCATCGAGATCACTCGCGGCCGGTATCGCTTCCGACCCGGCTTGCGAACTGGCCTCCTGCTCCGTGGGTCCGCATCGTCTCTGGGAGCGAGAGTTGTTGTATGTAATCCAGCTTGGTGTGGTTAGATAGTATAGAGTTCTGGTAGATTGGATTCAGTTAAACTTAACACCCATCATTTGGCAGTGAGTGGTATGGCAGAGAACGACAGTGATTTCGAGCGTATCTTGACGAAGAAAGACCTCTTCGTGCTCGCGTTCGGTGCGATGATCGGCTGGGGATGGATCATCCAGACCGGGTTCTGGATCGACGAAGCCGGTGTGACCGGCTCCGTTCTCGGCTTCGTCGTGGGCGCGATTATGGTCAGTATCGTCGGACTAATTTACGGCGAACTCGCCTCCGCGCTGCCGTTCGTCGGCGGAGAACACGTGTACAGCTTTCGGGCGCTCGGTCCGCTTTGGTCGTTCGTCTGCACGTGGTCGCTCGTCCTCGGCTACGTCGGCGTCGTCGTGTTCGAGGTCGTCGCACTGCCGTCCGCGATGGCATATATCGTCCCCGGATTCAACGTCCTCGAGCTCTGGACGGTCGCCGGTGAGCCGGTGTACGCGTCCTGGATTCTCGTCGGCGGGATCGGTGCGATCGTGATGACGGCGCTCAACTATCGCGGCGTGAAACCCGCGGCGCAGTTCCAGACGTTCCTGACGCTCGTCATCGCCCTCGCCGGGATCATGCTCGTCGTCGGGGCACTGTTCAACGGGCAGACACAGGCGAACCCGCCGCTCTCGGACGTCGGGACGGCCGGCGTCGCCACGGTCGCGATCATGACGCCGTTCATGTTCGTCGGGTTCGACGTGATCCCGCAGTCGGCCGAAGAAGCGGACGTCCCGCCCCGTCTCATCGGACTTCTCATTCCGGCGTCGGTCACGCTGGCCGCACTGTTCTACATCGGCGTCATCTGGGCGTCCGGGCAGGCGATGCCCGGCGTCGAACTCGTCGAGAGCCCGCTGCCGGCCGCCGCAGCCATGGAAACGATCTTCGATAGCCAACTAATCGGTCGTATCATGGCGCTGGCCGGAATCGCGGGGATCCTCACGAGCTGGAACTCCTTCCTGCTCGGGGCCAGTCGTGCCGTCTTCGCGCTCGCCGATTCCGGCATGATCCCGAAGCGGATCAACACGCTCCACCCCGAGTACAACACGCCCTCGACCGCCGTCCTCCTCATCGGCGGCCTCTCGGTCTTCGCACCGCTGTTCGGCGAACAGATGTTGGTCTGGATCGTCAACGCGAGCGGGCTCGGCCTCGTCGTCGCGTGGTTCCTCGTGGTCGTTTCCTTCTTCGTGCTCCGCCGTCGCGAGCCCGAACTGAACCGACCGCTCGAGCTCCCGTTCGGCTACGCGTTCGGTGCCGCCGGACTCGTCCTGACGCTCGGATTCATCGGGCTCTACCTCCCGGGCGGCCCGTCGGCGCTCGTCTGGCCCTACGAATGGGGGATCGTCCTCTTCTGGGCGCTGCTCGGCGTAGTCCTCTACGGCAGCTCGTCGACGGACGCGGACCTCGAGCTGGCGGATCTGGAGACGGAGGAACTCGAGTAGTCGGTTGATCGAGACCGACTCGTTGACCCGAACGGCTCCTCGAGCGGCCGAGGCGACGATTCGACCGTTCAGTCCTCGTCGACCGTCGACTCCACGAGCGTTTCCAGTTCGAAGTCGTTCAGCGGATGCGGTTCGTCTTTGACGGTTTCGACGACGAACTGCGAACTCGTCCGAACGACTTCGTCGATCGCTTCGTAGTCGCTGATGAGGCGATGAACCATCTCGCGATCCGACAGGTGAGCGATGACGATGAAGTCGGTATCGCCCATCGTGAAGTACACCTGATTGACGCCCTCGATGGCAGCGAGTTGCTCCCCGACCTCCTCGTGATACTGTTTGTCGTACTCCGCGATGACCTCCGAGATGACCGTGATCTCGAGGCCGAGTTTCTCGAGGTCGACGTCGAACAGATCGTTGGCCACGATCCCGTCCTCTTTGAGTTTCGTGAGTCGATAGTGGACGGTCGACTTCGGAATGTCCGTGTGGTTCGAGATCTCGTCCGGACTGCCCGTTCCCAGTTCCGCGATGGCCTGTAGAATGCGAACGTTTCGCTCGTCCATATCCCGCATGAGGGAGCGGGCGAATAAACAACGTTCGAACGTGAGTCGCGATAGCGGACGAAAGTCGAATCCAGTTCGACGGTTCGATCGACCGACCGTCCCGAGTCTGTCGGTTGATCGGCGAACGCCCCCTCGAACTGCGCCATATATCGGACTAAGTACTATATAGTATATTTTATTAGGATAGAGTCCAGGTATAGCCACTATGTCCGAACAACAATCCGATTCGTCCGTCGACGGGAGATCGAATTCGTCCGTCGAGTCGACGTACGACGACCACGTGATGCCGATCTGGAAATCGCTCGACATCCCCGTCGAGCGGGCCTCGGGGTGTACGCTCGAGGACTTCGAGGGCAACGAGTACCTCGATCTCTTCTCGGGGATCTCGGTGACGAACGTCGGGCACGGGAACGACGCCGTCGTCGACGCCGCGACCGAGCAACTCGAGGAGTTCGTCCACGGCTGTTCGTACGTCCATCCCAACGAGCCGGTCGCGGACCTCGCCGAACGGATCGCCGACGTGACGCCGGGCGATCTGCAGAAGAGCTTCTTCTGTAACTCCGGGACGGAGGCCGTCGAGGGGGCCGTCAAGCTCGCGCGGAAGTACACCGACTCGAAGGAAGTGATCGCACTCGAGATGGGATTCCACGGCCGCACCCTCGGCAGTCTGGCGCTGACGGGGAACAAGGCCTACAAAGAGGGGATGGCCCCGACGCTCAACGACGTCGCCCACACCGCGCCGCCGTACGGCTACCGCTGTCCGCGCTGTGACGGCGATGAGTGCGACGCCAGTTGTGCCGACGAACTCGAGCGGATCATCGGCTCGCACACCAGCGGCGATCTCGCGGCGGTCGTCGTCGAACCGGTCATGGGCGAAGCGGGGATCATCGTCCCGCCGGAGGGGTGGCTCGAGCGGGTTCAGGAGATCGCCCACGACCACGACGCACTGCTCATCGCCGACGAAGTCCAGACCGGTTACGGTCGGACCGGCGAACTGTTCGCGAGCAGCCACTTCGACGTCGAACCGGACATCCTGACACAGGCGAAGGGGATCGCGAACGGTCTGCCGCTCGGCGCGTTCACTGCCTCCGAAGAAATCGCGGACGCCTTCGAGTCCGGCGACCACCTCTCGACGTTCGGCGGCAACCCCGTCGCCTGCGCCGCCGCGCTGGCGACCATCGACGAACTGCAGGACGGAATCGTCGACAACGCCCGCGAGCAGGGCCAGTGGCTCGAGACCGAACTCGCGGCGCTCGAGGACGAGTACGACGTCGTCGGACAGACGCGCGGACTCGGACTGATGTGGGGCGTCGAGCTCGTAGACCCGGGAACGACGGGGCCGCGGAACGTCGCACCGCGACCGGACAACGAGCTGGCGTCGGCCGTCAGCGACCACCTCCGCGAGGAGTCCGACGTCGTGATCGGCGTCGGCGGCTACTACAAGAACGTCATGCGCTTCCAGCCGCCGCTGACCATCTCGCGCGAGCAACTCGAGTACGCCGTCGACGAGCTCCGGACGGCCCTCGAGACGGTCGCCTGAGTCGTCGAGAGCGCCGGGGTAGCAGCGAACGCGGAGGGAATTTTGAGAGAGGCCGTGACGGTACGCCGACGCGGCGGCCGACCACCGGCCGATCGACGGCGCGGCAGGAGTCAGTTCGGGACGGTTCTCGAGCGAGACGTATCGCGGTTCGGGGACGCTTTCTGTGGCTCCAGCGCGTGGCTCACCCGTCGGGATCGTCTTCGAACGAGACCGTCGACAGCGACCCGTCGACGGCGGTGAACTCAGTGCTCCCGCACCGACAGCCGTCCCGACTACCGATCGGACGGAGTTTCTCCTCGGCTAACTCGAGCGCTGCGTAGAGGGATCCACACTGCTCGCAGGCGGCTATCGTTCGTCGATTATCGTCGCTCTCGTCCATCGTCGCGGTGGTACGTCGGGAAAGTGACTACAAGAATTCGCCGTGAGCACGAGAGCGACATCGAGAGTGTTACTACGGCCGAAACAACAGCCGAGTATCGTCGGTCGACGCTCTCGGCGGCGACTCGAGCGATGGCCAGTATGCGGCTGCAGACGCGCCGAATAGGCCTCGGGAGCCGAAGCGAATCCGCCGTCTAAGGGCGGGAACAGAGCGCGAGAGCGGCGATACCGTAACCGGATTCGCGCGGGAGCGGGCCACGCGAGCGCCGGCCGACCGCTTTTCTGACGGCTGGTGATAGCTCCGGCCATGAGCGACGACGGACCGAGCCGCGACCGGGTACAGGACCGTTCCGAACAGCGTAAGTCCGAGCGGGCCGACCACACCGAATCGATCCTCGAGGACGTCGAGCGCCACCTCGGTGAGATGGAGTATCCGATCACGAGCGAGGAGATCGCCTCGGAGTACGGCAACGAGCCGATCGACATGCCCAACGAGACGGAGTCGCTGGGGAGCGTCTTCGATCGACTGGCGGGCGAGCAGTACGAGTCGCCCGAAGAAGTCCGCGAAGCGGTCTACGGCGAGATCACCGGCGAGGCCGGGAGCCCCAACGAGGCCAACGCCGAACGCGATCTCGACGAACTGGACGAGGAGAAACAGGGCTCGCTCAGTGAGAGCGGCGGCGGCACGTACTGACCGCCGGGACAGCGACTCGTCGAACGCCGTTTCCCGCCCGAGCACCGTGCTGTCGGGCGGATTGCGATAGCAGAACGGATTTACGTTCGGGTCACCTGTTTTCGCGTATGGATTACGAATCGAGTCTCGACCGAGCGATGGAGGACGTCCCCGATATCGGGGGCGACGAACAGCGACTGCAGATCCCCGACCCGCAGCCACAGAAAGACGGCGCGTTCACGCGAGTGACGAACCTCGACGAGATCGCCGGCGTCCTCTCGCGGGACACCGAACACCTCCACCGGTTCATCCAGCGCGAACTGGGGACCAGCGGCAAACTCGAGGACGGCCGCGGCCGATACAACGGGACCTTCTCGCAGACGGACCTCGACGCGGCGATCGACGCCTACGTCGACGAGTACGTCCTCTGTTCGGAGTGTGGGCTGCCGGACACTCGTCTCGTCCGCGAGGATCGGACGCCGATGCTGCGCTGTGACGCCTGCGGTGCGTTCCGCCCGGTCACCAAGCGCTCGACCAGCAGCACGCAGCAACAACAGCAGGACGCCGTCGAGGAGGGCAACACCTACACGGTCGAGATCACCGGTACCGGCCGCAAGGGCGACGGCGTCGCCGAGAAGGGCAGCTACACGATCTTCGTCCCCGGCGCGGAGGAGGGCGACGTCGTGGACATCTACATCAAGAACATCTCGGGCAACTTGGCGTTCGCCCGCCTCGACTGACGCCGCGATTCGATTCGTTCGATTTTCTCGACGACCGCCGACGAACCGATAGCGCAGCGGCCGTCACCGCGCGGATTCGGGGATCGCGTCCGGCAGGCAGACGACCTTTTCGCGCCCGAGCCGGTAGCGGTCGATGACATCGCGCTCCTCTAAGTCCGAGAGGAGGCGGCTGAGCGTGGCGTGTGCCCAGCCGTAGCGGTCGGCGAACCGCCGCTGTTTGATCCGACCGCCGTGTTCGACGAGGACGGCGCGAACGTACTCCTCGGGCGTGACGCCGTACTCGAGGACATCGCTCCTGCTCGTGGGGCCGCTCTCGGGATCGACGATTCCGCTCGCGATCGAATGGTCGTCGTCCGATCCCGCCGACTCCTCGCCGGGAGGGCCGTCGTTCGGGGGATCCGCGGCGGCCTCGAGCCGTCCCGATCGCGCCGCGAACCGTCGCCGGTATCGAGTCGCCGATTCCGCGGCGCGTCGGGTCGCTCCCGCGGGGTCGACCGAGTCGAGACAGATCCGAACCGTCCGTTCGACGGCGGTCACGAGCCGGGAACCGATCGGTGTGCGTCGTCGATTCATCGTGTTTCCCGCTGGCGACCGTGTACTCAAAGCGGTATGCACAAAACCGTCCAAACAACCCCCGCCGGGATACCGCGAAATTAAAGTTAGGTTGTGCTAGTCACACTGGTGTGGGAGTATCGTTCGACCTCTTCGGAACGCTGGTGACCGCCGACCGCCCGGACGACCCGGCCGACGCCGTCGCGACGGAACTCGCGAAGCGAGACGTCGCAGTCCCCGACGACTGGGCCGCGGCCTACGCGGAGCCACACGTCGACGCGCCCGAGGGCGCGGAGGTGCCGCTTCCAGCCCACGTCTCTCGCGCGCTCGCGAGTCGCGATGTGGACTACGAGCACAACGCCGCCAGGCGGGCCGTCGTCGCGGCGTTCGATCCGACCGTCGAGACCAGACCGGGCGCGCTCGAGGCGGTCGACGCCGCTCGAGAGCGGGGGCCGGTCGCGATCTGTTCGAACTGCAGCGTCCCGGAGTTAGTCGGCCGCACGCTCGTCAGGTCCGACTTCGAGCGCGACGATTTCGACGCGATCGTCACGAGCGTCGGCTGTGGCTGGCGCAAACCCGCGCCCGAAATCTTCGACCAGACCGCCGACGAACTCGGCGTCGCCGCCGCCGACCTCGTCCACGTCGGCGACGATCCGCGGACCGACGGCGGGATCGAGGCCGTCGGCGGCACGGCGCTGCTTCTCGAAGATCTCTCGCTCACGGACGTGCCGGCGCGACTGGCGGCGCTGACGCCGGACGAACACAGCAGTAATGACTGAGCGCCCCCATTCGGACGACAGTATGGAGGCGAAGGCGGCGTGTTAACGACGCTCGCGGTCGTCGGGCTGGCGTTCAGCCTCGATCTGTTGATCGGCGAACCGCCGACCGCGATCCATCCGGTGGCGTGGTTCGGTCGACTCGTCGGCGCGGTCGATCGGCCGTGGAGCGACGACGAGCGCCGCCAACGCCTCGCCGGGGTCGCGATCGCCGCGCTCGCCCCGCTCGTCCCCGCCGCGGTCGTCGGCGGAGTCGTCCTCGGAGCGACCGCGTTCGGACCGACGGCCGGCGGTATCGCCGCCGCGCTCGCCCTCTTTCTGACGACCAGTCTGCGCTCGCTGCTCGAGCTCACCGAGGACGTCATCGCAGCGACCGAGGGGGTCGTCGCGACGGGAGCGAGCGACGGCTCGGAAGGCGGTTCGTCGTCCGATGGCCTCGAGCGGGCCCGCGAGCGGGTCCGCGGGTTAGTCGGTCGAGACACCGCGACGCTCTCAGCCGGCGAACTTCGCAGCGCTGCCGTCGAGAGCGCGGCCGAGAACCTCGCGGACGGGCTGGTCGCGACGCTGGTGCCGTTCGCGGTGCTCGCGCCGATCTCGCTCCCGGCCGCGGCGGCCGCCGCCGCGTGGATCAAGGGCGTCAACACGCTGGACTCGATGTTGGGCTACCCCTCGAAACCGATCGGCACCGCGAGCGCGCGACTCGACGACCTCGTCATGTACCTGCCCGCCCGACTCGCGGCCGCGGCGATCGCCGTCGCCGCGGTCGATCCGTTCGCGATCGTGCGCGCCCGACAGTGGGCGCGCGCGCCGCCGTCGCCAAACTCCGGCTGGCCGATGGCGACCCTCGCCTGCGCGCTCGGCGTTCGGCTCGAGAAGGCGGACGTCTACGTCCTCAATCCCGATGCCGAACTCCCGACGGTAGCCGACGGCGAGCGGGCCGTCACCGTCGTCGGCCGGGCGGCCGTCGTCTCGATCCTCGTCGCCATCGCGCTGGCGATCGCCGTTCCGGAGCTCGCGGGGGGCCTCGAGACGAACTGGCAGTCGATGACGGCCTCGAGCGCGGGGTCGACCACGGGGGTGAGACCGAGATGGCTGTAATAGGCCGCTGGATCGGTGCCGTTCGCGGCGCGCTCGGCTTCCTGACGCGGCTCCCGGTCGGCTACCGCGACGGCGACTGGGACGCGTTTCGATCGACGCCGGCGGCGTTTCCGGTCGTCGGCCTCGTCGCGGGTACGCTGGCGGCGATCCCGTTGCTCGCCGCCGGGACGCTCGCAGCGCCGACCGTTGCGCTTGGCTACCTGCTTTCGGTCTACGCCGTCACGGGAATTCACCACCTCGACGGAATCGCGGATCTCGGCGACGCGCTGGTCGTCCACGGCGACCTCGAGCGCCGCCGCGAGGTGCTGAAGGACACGACGACCGGCGTCGGCGCGCTGCTCGCGGTGGCGATCACCGTCGCCGCGCTGGCACTGGGCGGGCTCGGTCTGGCCGACCTCCCCGTCCTTGCGGCGGTCGGCGTCGCGGTGGGAGCCGAAGTCGGAGCGAAACTCGGGATGGCCGCGATGGCCTGCTTCGGGCGTGCCGCTTACGAGGGAACGGGCGAGCAGTTCACCGACGCGAGCACCGCCGGCTCGTTTCTCGTCCCCGCAGCGATCGCCCTCTCGGCGGCCGCGTTCGTCTGGCCCCACCCGGGCGCGGTCGCCCTTCCCGGTGCCGTCGCCGGAATCGGCCTCCCCTGGTACTGGGCGAACCGCTCTCTCGGGGGCATCAACGGCGACATCTTCGGCGCGGCCAACGAGATCGGCCGCGTCGCCGGCGTCCATCTGGGGGTGATCGCGTGGACGCTCTCGTGATGTGCGGCGGAAAGGGCACCCGCCTCGAGAGCTCCCGGGAGAAGCCCCTGCACCCGATCGACGGGACCGCGATGGTCGACCGCGTCCTCGCGGCGCTCGAGGCGAGCCGGGTCGAGACGATCTCCGCCGCCGTCTCGCCAAACGCGCCGGCGACGCGAGCCCACCTCGAGGAGCGCGACGGCGTCGCGACGATCGAGACGGCCGGCGAGGGCTACGTGGCCGATCTGATGGCCGTCCTCGAGCCGCCCGAACTCGAACCCCCCGTCCTGACCGTCGCCGCCGATCTGCCGCTCCTCGAGGGATCGGTCCTCGACCGAATCCTCGCGGTTCACGGCGACAGCGACGCCTCGCGGACCGTCTGTGTCCCCGCGGCGCTCAAGCGGCGACTCGGCGTCAGCATCGATTCGCGACTCGAGTCCGACGATCACCTCGCGCCGACCGGGGTCAACGTGGTCGGCACTACCGACGAATCCACGACGATGACCGACGTACACTACGATCCACGACTGGCGGTGAACGTGAACCGACGCGAAGACGCCCGTATCGCGGCCGGCATGCTGCGGAACCGGTCCGCGGAGGATCGCTGAGATGCGCGTCCTCCTCCCCGCCGGAACGACCGAGACCGCGCTGATCGACGGCATCAGCGCCGCCGGGGCCGCCCCGGAGCTGATGGAACACACGCCCTCTGCGGACGTCGAAATCCTCGAGTACGGGGAACCGGTCGCGTCGCCGGTGACGCCGGTGAGCCCGAACGGCTGTCCGACGCCGGCCGCCGTGACCCGTGCGGTCAGAGAGGTCGTCGACTTCGACGTCTCAGTGATCGATGCGGGACTCACCCAGTCGACGGCCGCGCCGACGGTCGACCTCGGCGGCGAACCCGGGGCCGACATTCGCGAAGCGGTCGCCGTGCCGGACGCGAACGCCGCCTTCGACCGCGCCTACGACTACGGCGCGAGCCTGCCGGACGAGCGGCTCGTGATCGGCGAGACGGTCCCCGGCGGGACGACGACTGCGCTCGGCGTCCTCACCGCGCTCGGCGAGCCGACTGGCGTCTCCTCGTCGCTCCCGGAGAACCCGATCGAACGCAAACGGCGAGTCGTCGACGAGGCCCTGGCCGCGAGCGACCTCGAGCCGGGTGACTGCGAGGGCGAGCCGCTCGCGGCGATCGAGGCGGTCGGCGATCCCGTCCAGCCGACGGTGGCCGGGATCGCGGCGGGCGCGCTCGAGTCCGGCACCGCGGTGACGCTCGCCGGCGGGACCCAGATGGTCGCGGTCGCCGCCGCGTTGCGCCACGCGGGAGTCGACGCGCCGCTGTCGATCGCGACCACGTCGTTCGTGGCCGACGAGCAGGGCGACCGGCTCGCGGACGCCTGCGACCGGTTCGACTGCGAGCTGACCGTCACCGACCCCGGCTTCGACGGGCGCGATCACGTCGCAATGGCCCGCTACTGCGCCGGCGAGGCCAAGGAGGGCGTCGGGATGGGCGGCGCGCTCTCGCTCGTTCCCGACGGCGAGATGGGCGCGGTCAGAGATCGGCTCGAGACGGTCTGTCGCCGGCTCGGAATCGACGCCGAGGGCGAACCGAGCGCCGAGAGCGGCGAGGGAACCGGTGATCGAACGGAGGGCGGCCATGGATCCTGACGCGATCCGAGGTGGCGAGCGGGTGCCCCACGGCGGCGAGACCGACCGCGACCTGCTCGACTTCTCGGCCAACACCAACCCCAGAACCCCCGAGGGCGTCGGCGACGTATACGCGGCCGCGCTCGAGGAGTCCCGGCGCTACCCGGACGACGACTATCCGGACTTTCGCGCCGCCGCCGCCGACTTCGTCGGCTGCGATCCCGAGCGAGTGATTCCGACGCCGGGCGGACTCGCCGCGATCCGGCTCGCGATGGAAACCGCCCTCGAGCCGGGCGACGAAGCGCTCGTTCCGTATCCCAGCTTCGGGGAGTACGCCCGCGAGGTCGAGCTACAGGGGGCGACGCCGCGGTTCGTGCGCTACGACGACCTGTGTGAACTCGGCCCCACCGTGCTCGAGCCGTGCGCGCTCGCCGTGTGCTGTACGCCGAACAACCCGACCGGGGACGCGATCGATCCGGACGCGCTCGAGTCGTTCGCCGCCCGCTGTGCGGACGCCGACACG containing:
- a CDS encoding helix-turn-helix transcriptional regulator — encoded protein: MNRRRTPIGSRLVTAVERTVRICLDSVDPAGATRRAAESATRYRRRFAARSGRLEAAADPPNDGPPGEESAGSDDDHSIASGIVDPESGPTSRSDVLEYGVTPEEYVRAVLVEHGGRIKQRRFADRYGWAHATLSRLLSDLEERDVIDRYRLGREKVVCLPDAIPESAR
- a CDS encoding HAD family hydrolase, which encodes MGVSFDLFGTLVTADRPDDPADAVATELAKRDVAVPDDWAAAYAEPHVDAPEGAEVPLPAHVSRALASRDVDYEHNAARRAVVAAFDPTVETRPGALEAVDAARERGPVAICSNCSVPELVGRTLVRSDFERDDFDAIVTSVGCGWRKPAPEIFDQTADELGVAAADLVHVGDDPRTDGGIEAVGGTALLLEDLSLTDVPARLAALTPDEHSSND
- a CDS encoding Lrp/AsnC family transcriptional regulator, which translates into the protein MDERNVRILQAIAELGTGSPDEISNHTDIPKSTVHYRLTKLKEDGIVANDLFDVDLEKLGLEITVISEVIAEYDKQYHEEVGEQLAAIEGVNQVYFTMGDTDFIVIAHLSDREMVHRLISDYEAIDEVVRTSSQFVVETVKDEPHPLNDFELETLVESTVDED
- a CDS encoding CobD/CbiB family cobalamin biosynthesis protein, producing the protein MLTTLAVVGLAFSLDLLIGEPPTAIHPVAWFGRLVGAVDRPWSDDERRQRLAGVAIAALAPLVPAAVVGGVVLGATAFGPTAGGIAAALALFLTTSLRSLLELTEDVIAATEGVVATGASDGSEGGSSSDGLERARERVRGLVGRDTATLSAGELRSAAVESAAENLADGLVATLVPFAVLAPISLPAAAAAAAWIKGVNTLDSMLGYPSKPIGTASARLDDLVMYLPARLAAAAIAVAAVDPFAIVRARQWARAPPSPNSGWPMATLACALGVRLEKADVYVLNPDAELPTVADGERAVTVVGRAAVVSILVAIALAIAVPELAGGLETNWQSMTASSAGSTTGVRPRWL
- a CDS encoding APC family permease; this encodes MAENDSDFERILTKKDLFVLAFGAMIGWGWIIQTGFWIDEAGVTGSVLGFVVGAIMVSIVGLIYGELASALPFVGGEHVYSFRALGPLWSFVCTWSLVLGYVGVVVFEVVALPSAMAYIVPGFNVLELWTVAGEPVYASWILVGGIGAIVMTALNYRGVKPAAQFQTFLTLVIALAGIMLVVGALFNGQTQANPPLSDVGTAGVATVAIMTPFMFVGFDVIPQSAEEADVPPRLIGLLIPASVTLAALFYIGVIWASGQAMPGVELVESPLPAAAAMETIFDSQLIGRIMALAGIAGILTSWNSFLLGASRAVFALADSGMIPKRINTLHPEYNTPSTAVLLIGGLSVFAPLFGEQMLVWIVNASGLGLVVAWFLVVVSFFVLRRREPELNRPLELPFGYAFGAAGLVLTLGFIGLYLPGGPSALVWPYEWGIVLFWALLGVVLYGSSSTDADLELADLETEELE
- a CDS encoding NTP transferase domain-containing protein, with translation MCGGKGTRLESSREKPLHPIDGTAMVDRVLAALEASRVETISAAVSPNAPATRAHLEERDGVATIETAGEGYVADLMAVLEPPELEPPVLTVAADLPLLEGSVLDRILAVHGDSDASRTVCVPAALKRRLGVSIDSRLESDDHLAPTGVNVVGTTDESTTMTDVHYDPRLAVNVNRREDARIAAGMLRNRSAEDR
- a CDS encoding translation initiation factor IF-2 subunit beta, which produces MDYESSLDRAMEDVPDIGGDEQRLQIPDPQPQKDGAFTRVTNLDEIAGVLSRDTEHLHRFIQRELGTSGKLEDGRGRYNGTFSQTDLDAAIDAYVDEYVLCSECGLPDTRLVREDRTPMLRCDACGAFRPVTKRSTSSTQQQQQDAVEEGNTYTVEITGTGRKGDGVAEKGSYTIFVPGAEEGDVVDIYIKNISGNLAFARLD
- a CDS encoding PGF-CTERM sorting domain-containing protein is translated as MLGSRGSRSPFPGGWRGLLALGLGLAVIGSLIATGAGASAGIVDPDSNSSVSEEEYVEPAPEPGDPYFEAAAEDGSWVSYENPRDEYRSPYLGDGSGKVCVTLVNENGDHVVGESVPNTSVTIPTNDVTSWHSHADPMTVQFPMTDHYDRPLDADQFGTSPDVAQGDGYMDSHCIELHGNPEDATIEYGEAEISGEHADEIDVAGYIQQVPEGDGWDTDIDPVTAAEPYEDAGGGWTYRTEASHGQVVVVLQLDAATGGGSDPGGSNTTDSDVNEMDETDETNDTTNASDQQIDDEPEDDSPMPGFGALAALIALSVAVLARHRNRG
- the cobS gene encoding adenosylcobinamide-GDP ribazoletransferase produces the protein MAVIGRWIGAVRGALGFLTRLPVGYRDGDWDAFRSTPAAFPVVGLVAGTLAAIPLLAAGTLAAPTVALGYLLSVYAVTGIHHLDGIADLGDALVVHGDLERRREVLKDTTTGVGALLAVAITVAALALGGLGLADLPVLAAVGVAVGAEVGAKLGMAAMACFGRAAYEGTGEQFTDASTAGSFLVPAAIALSAAAFVWPHPGAVALPGAVAGIGLPWYWANRSLGGINGDIFGAANEIGRVAGVHLGVIAWTLS
- a CDS encoding aspartate aminotransferase family protein, whose protein sequence is MSEQQSDSSVDGRSNSSVESTYDDHVMPIWKSLDIPVERASGCTLEDFEGNEYLDLFSGISVTNVGHGNDAVVDAATEQLEEFVHGCSYVHPNEPVADLAERIADVTPGDLQKSFFCNSGTEAVEGAVKLARKYTDSKEVIALEMGFHGRTLGSLALTGNKAYKEGMAPTLNDVAHTAPPYGYRCPRCDGDECDASCADELERIIGSHTSGDLAAVVVEPVMGEAGIIVPPEGWLERVQEIAHDHDALLIADEVQTGYGRTGELFASSHFDVEPDILTQAKGIANGLPLGAFTASEEIADAFESGDHLSTFGGNPVACAAALATIDELQDGIVDNAREQGQWLETELAALEDEYDVVGQTRGLGLMWGVELVDPGTTGPRNVAPRPDNELASAVSDHLREESDVVIGVGGYYKNVMRFQPPLTISREQLEYAVDELRTALETVA
- a CDS encoding DUF5789 family protein, whose translation is MSDDGPSRDRVQDRSEQRKSERADHTESILEDVERHLGEMEYPITSEEIASEYGNEPIDMPNETESLGSVFDRLAGEQYESPEEVREAVYGEITGEAGSPNEANAERDLDELDEEKQGSLSESGGGTY